A window from Candidatus Zixiibacteriota bacterium encodes these proteins:
- a CDS encoding transposase: MSKLKHYDEFGMARFITFSCYRRYKLFNREYVYEVFLKHLESFRRENDISILGYVIMPNHVNLVLYPHWKIEMGRSIGHLKSKFAYEILSEWKRIKKNRLERLWVYRGGKESFAFWQLRCYDHNCRSPETVREKIHYCHNNPVKSGLVASPEEWRWSSYKWYMGNRPEIVRVDEIDVLC; this comes from the coding sequence ATGTCCAAACTAAAACATTATGATGAATTTGGAATGGCAAGATTTATCACCTTTTCCTGTTACCGCAGATACAAATTATTCAATCGAGAATATGTATATGAGGTATTTCTTAAACATCTTGAATCGTTCCGGCGTGAGAATGATATTAGTATTTTGGGGTATGTGATTATGCCCAATCATGTAAATTTGGTTCTGTATCCTCATTGGAAGATCGAAATGGGAAGATCGATTGGCCACCTAAAATCTAAATTTGCGTATGAAATACTTTCGGAATGGAAAAGGATAAAAAAGAATCGGCTTGAGAGACTTTGGGTATATAGAGGCGGAAAAGAATCATTTGCCTTCTGGCAATTGCGGTGCTATGATCATAATTGCCGGTCGCCAGAGACCGTCAGAGAGAAAATACATTATTGCCATAACAATCCGGTTAAATCGGGATTGGTTGCTTCACCTGAAGAGTGGAGATGGTCGAGTTACAAATGGTATATGGGAAATCGACCGGAAATTGTGCGGGTAGATGAGATAGATGTTTTGTGCTAA